The Geobacter metallireducens GS-15 region ATTTGTACGGCTACCCAGCCGGCCCTTGGTCCGCATCAATCGGCGAACTTCGACTTCAAGGGGATTCCCGAGATAACGGAAATTATGGACGATCCGGCGAAGCTCCATGTGAAGCTCAAGAGGACTCGTATCCATAAACTGCGTGACCTTGCCCCGGTTTCATGGGATGAGCTTGCCGAGGAGCTTGAGTGGCAGGATTCAGCTCTCTGCATCGTCAACCGCCGCGACGATGCCCGCACGCTGTGGGAAAAGATGCCGAAGGGGACGATTCATCTCTCCGCGCTCATGTGCGGAGCCCATCGGGCACGGAAGATCGCCGAGATCAAGGAGCGGCTCAGGAACAGGGAACCGACCCGTGTCATCAGCACCCAGCTGGTGGAAGCGGGGGTGGACGTGGATTTCCCTATTGTTTATCGGGCTGCGGCCGGCCTCGACTCAATTGCCCAGGCAGCCGGGCGGTGCAATAGGGAGGGGCTGCTGGAATGGGGGGAAGTATTCGTCTTTACCCCACCGTCAAAAATCCCGGCGGGGCACCTTCAGCAGGCGGCGGGGATCGGCATGCGGCTTCTGGCCGAAGCAGAAAGTGACCCGTTGTCCATGGAGCGATTTGAGGCCTTTTTCAGGGAGTTCTACTGGATGCGCGGCGACCGCCTTGACCGTGAAAATATCATCGGCCTGTTGCGGAACGATGTGGGGTTGCGATTCAGCTTCCGCACCGCGGCCAGAAAGTTTCAGCTTATTGACGAGAGTGCCCAGGCGCCGGTGATCGTCCAATTCGAGAATGACGAACTGCTGTCTCTGCTGGAACGCCAGGGACCGGAGCGCTGGCTGCTGCGAAAACTTCAACGTTCGGTGGTCAACCTGCCGCGCTACCTGCACAATCGTTTGTTGTCTGAAGGGGCAATCCGGGAAAGGTGTCCCGGTATCTTCGTGCAGGCACATGGCGCCCTGTATCACCCTGATCTCGGTTTCTGTCCGGATAAGTCGATCGTGTACGAGCCTGACGAATTAATCGGATGAGACTTGACAATTATTTCAGTTTAGATAAAAGGTAAAACAGATTCCAGTAAATGGAAAAGGATTGAAACAGTTTCGAAAACAGGTGGCAAAGTGAAAGCGCCCGCCTCAGTGGGCGGGCGCAGTAGTCTCCGCGAAAGGAGGGAAATGTATGGATATGGCATCCACCAAAAGCCGGATGCTGCGCCTCAAGGTCTGGGGCGACAACGCCTGCTTCACTCGGCCCGAAATGAAGGTGGAGCGGGTCTCCTATGATGTCATGACCCCATCGGCGGCGAGGGGCGTTCTGGAGGCGATTCTCTGGAAACCGGCCATCCGATGGCAGGTGGACCGGATCGACGTGCTGAAGCCGATCCGCTGGGAGTCGGTGCGGCGCAACGAAGTGGGGAGCGTCATGTCTCCACGAACTAATGGGCTGTTCATCGAGGAACAGCGCCAGCAGCGGGCCGGCCTGTTCCTGCGGGATGTCGCTTATACCATCCACGCTTGGTTCGAGATGACCGTGCCGCCAGACGAAAGGAACAACGTCATCAAGTTCCAGGAAATGTTCATCTGTCGGGCATCCAAGGGAAAATGCTTCAACCAGCCGTACCTGGGGACACGGGAGTTCTCTGCCGGCTTCGAGCTAATTCCCCACGACCAATCCCTGCCGGAGCCGATTGTCGAGACGCGCGACCTCGGTTTCATGCTCTACGATCTCTGCCACGACACCAGCAGGGATGAGGGGCACGTCCATACCTGCACCGACGGTTGCCGCCCTTCGTTCTTCCGGGCAGCTTTGAAGGATGGCAGAATGATGGTTCCGGCCCGTGACAGCGAGGAGGTGCGGCGATGATACTGCAGGCGTTGCATGGCCTTTATGTTCGTAAACAGGATGAACTGCCGCCGGAAGGATTCGAGCAAAAGGAAATCCCTTTTCTGATTGTCCTCAATGGTGACGGAACCTTCGGCGACTTTCAGGATACGAGGAACAGGTCGGGAAAGAAACTGATCGCGCGTCAGTTCAGGGTGCCCAAGGACAGCGGTAGATCGGGGAAAAACGCATGGCAGAGCGCCAACCTGCTCTGGGACCATTACGGCTATGTCCTTTGCTGGCCCAAATCGGATTCGGATGCCGACAAGGAGATGGCGCGGAAGCAGCACGGAACATTCGTTGAGAGGGTTGGAGAGCTTGCCGCTGCGTATCCTCAAGATAAAGGCGTTCAGGCGGTCATGCGCTTTTTGAAATCCGACGAGAGAGAAAAGTTACTTGAACATCCTGCGTGGGAGGAATGTCGGAAAATTCCAGGCTGTAATCTGAGCTTCAGGTTGTCCGATGAGTTAAGCCTTGTCTGTGAAAGCGATAACGTCAGGGAATTCGTCGCGAAATCGTCCGCACAGGACGACGATGAAGATGACTCGACAACGGGGGACGTGGAAGGGATATGCCTCGTAACCGGCGAAAGTGCCACCGTGGCTCGACTGCATCCGCGAACGCCGATCATTGGGGCGAAGAGCAACGCGAAAATTGTCTCCTTTCAGAAAAACATGGGGTTCGACTCCTATGGCCGGCAGCAAAGCTACAACGCGCCGACCAGCAAGGGCGCCGCCTTTGCCTACACCACCGCCCTTAACCATCTGCTGGCCAAGGAATCAAGACAGAAACTGC contains the following coding sequences:
- the cas5c gene encoding type I-C CRISPR-associated protein Cas5c yields the protein MDMASTKSRMLRLKVWGDNACFTRPEMKVERVSYDVMTPSAARGVLEAILWKPAIRWQVDRIDVLKPIRWESVRRNEVGSVMSPRTNGLFIEEQRQQRAGLFLRDVAYTIHAWFEMTVPPDERNNVIKFQEMFICRASKGKCFNQPYLGTREFSAGFELIPHDQSLPEPIVETRDLGFMLYDLCHDTSRDEGHVHTCTDGCRPSFFRAALKDGRMMVPARDSEEVRR